A single region of the Prevotella sp. HUN102 genome encodes:
- the lpxK gene encoding tetraacyldisaccharide 4'-kinase, translating into MEGDFIKINKSLLPLSWLYGLGVGVRNELFELGVLKSRSFDVPVISVGNITVGGSGKTPHVEYLINLLKDCTQVAVLSRGYKRKSRGYVLAEKDTPMREIGDEPFQMKHKFPNIHVAVDKNRCEGIDRLTQDEETKNTDVVLLDDAFQHRYVKPGINILLVDYHRLIIYDKLLPAGRLREPLSGKNRADIVIVTKCPKELTPIEYRVLSKSMNLFPFQELFFTTLEYCDLIPVFDGEAMEEKIVLNDIRHRNILLLTGIALPKQLEVDLQPYTGDRTPEILAFPDHHSFKKNDVALINSTFAQMAEPKIIITTEKDRARLIGLEGLDENVRKNIYALPIKVKFMLDKGEKFNEKILSYVRKNSRNSILAKAKNDNKPKDGNNSGNRPRTISFRNN; encoded by the coding sequence ATGGAAGGCGATTTCATCAAAATAAATAAATCACTTTTACCCCTAAGCTGGCTATACGGCTTGGGAGTAGGGGTGCGAAATGAGCTTTTCGAGCTTGGAGTTCTGAAAAGCCGTAGCTTTGATGTGCCTGTTATTTCTGTAGGAAACATTACCGTGGGTGGTTCAGGAAAGACTCCTCACGTGGAATATCTCATCAATCTGCTCAAGGACTGTACGCAGGTTGCCGTGCTTTCACGTGGCTATAAGCGTAAGAGTAGGGGATACGTTCTGGCTGAAAAAGATACTCCGATGCGGGAAATTGGCGATGAACCATTTCAGATGAAGCATAAATTCCCCAATATACACGTTGCCGTGGATAAGAATCGGTGTGAAGGTATCGACCGTCTGACGCAGGATGAGGAAACAAAGAATACCGATGTGGTGCTGCTTGACGATGCTTTTCAGCACAGATACGTGAAGCCGGGTATTAATATATTGCTTGTGGACTATCATCGGTTGATTATCTACGACAAGCTATTGCCGGCAGGGCGGTTGCGGGAACCTCTCTCGGGCAAGAATCGTGCAGACATCGTTATCGTAACGAAGTGCCCGAAAGAGCTGACTCCCATTGAATATCGGGTGCTGAGTAAGTCGATGAACCTGTTTCCGTTTCAGGAACTGTTCTTCACTACGTTGGAATACTGCGACCTTATTCCTGTATTCGACGGAGAGGCAATGGAAGAAAAGATAGTACTAAACGATATTAGGCACAGAAATATACTGCTTCTTACGGGTATTGCATTGCCAAAACAACTGGAAGTAGACCTACAACCTTATACAGGCGACAGAACTCCGGAGATATTGGCATTCCCCGATCATCATTCTTTCAAGAAGAACGATGTGGCGTTAATCAATTCCACCTTTGCCCAAATGGCAGAACCGAAGATTATCATTACGACGGAGAAAGACCGTGCCCGCCTTATAGGCTTGGAGGGATTGGACGAAAATGTTAGAAAAAATATTTATGCGCTTCCTATAAAAGTCAAGTTTATGCTTGATAAGGGAGAGAAGTTTAATGAAAAAATATTATCCTATGTACGAAAAAATTCAAGAAACAGCATCTTGGCTAAAGCAAAGAATGACAACAAGCCCAAAGACGGCAATAATTCTGGGAACAGGCCTCGGACAATTAGCTTCCGAAATAACTGA